The DNA sequence GCGCAGCGAAGAGAGCTTGGGTTCGAGAAAGTCGCGGGCTGAGTCCGGATCGCCGAGCCCTCGACAGATTAGCAGCCGGGCCACGACCGTGGGGAGGCGTGCGGCGCGCTCCAGGGCGCGAATCCGCTCCGAATCATGCGAGTGAATGCGCCACTGCTTCGGCATATCGTCCTGACGAGCATCGAGCGGCGGTTTGTTCCTTGGCGCCGTGACCTAAAGCAATAGCAGGCTGCGTCCAAGCGGCGGCCCGAAGTAGAGCCCTGGCCGCCCGCAGGCGGTAGCTGTTGGCTAGCCCACGCCGGCAGCTACCGCTTCTTCTTCTCGACGTGCAAGGTGTGCTTGCGCAGCCGTGGGCTGTACTTCAGCAGCTTGAGCTTCTCGCCGCCGGTCTTGCGGCGGACCGTATAGTTCAGGTCCCCCGTCTCCTCGCAGGCGAGAAAGACGACTTCGACCTTTTTCTTACTTTTGCCCATCGGATCACTCGTCTCCCGAATTTCCAGGCATTCACGATTTTGTCAGGGGGTCGATTCTACCCGGAAAGGGGCCAGTACCGCCAGCCCTGGGAAATAGCGGGTGGCGGCCTAAAAATGAGCTGGTCCGGGTCTCGCGGACATCCCAGCCTACGATCACCAAAAGCTCATGGCGATGACCCAAGAGAGACGCCGTTCGCATCCACGTGGCAGTTGTGAGCAAGGGGTAGGTTTAAAGCCGCGACCCTATGAAATCGTTCGGGACTTGTTGAAAGTTCGACGGCGGCACAATGCGAGTCGGGGCGCCCTTCTACGGCGCGTCGTAAACCTTGATCGTACAGTCGGGGAGCAACGCCTCAGCCGATCCGACATCAATGTCTTTCAAAGAGTCGTTGCTGATCAGCCATGTTGCCCAGTCATTCTTGGCACCCATAAGGCGCCACGTAACCGGCGTCTTTACCTGATCGCACAATATAATCCAGGAGTGGCTTGGGTTTGGTTGCCCTCTAAGGCTGCGCAGGTGGTCAATAAGTTCATTCCTTTGACGAACCTGATGCGCATTCCACCCCAGCCACAGGGCCAAGAGCGTAACCATCGAGAACATCGTCCCAAGCCCGAACTGGTACCAGCGGCGCGTGTGTTTAGCGGTTTGCGACATTATTGAATTGTATCGCGGGCTGCGAAGGCAGGCACTCCGGGCATCCTCGATGTCTACGGTCGCGCTCGCCGAAGCGGCAGTTCTTGAAACCAGAGACTCGACCACTTTTTCCGGAATTCCTGCCGTCTCGCCATAAAGATCGAGGACGATTGGTTCTTCGCCCGTCGCAGGATAAATAACGATCAGTGGCGGATACTTGCGACCCAAAGCCGATAATTCGGCTTCGACATCGAGACCAAAAGGCGTGCAGTCCATTTGCAGCGGAACAGCTTTCGTCTTACGCAATGCCCTGCGGACTTTCGGTGTGTCGACGTAGTGTTCCAGCATTTTCTGAATGACATCCCAATCGGCAGTGAAACTGGCGAGAACGTCGTGTCCCTCAGCGTGATATTGCCGCATCGCGGCACGCGAGAAGGGCTGCCATGGGATCGTCCGCCAACGTTTCTCGTCCAAATAGTGCGACCAGAGCCAAGTGGCAACTGCCACGAAGGCGATCGTGACGATCAGCGTCCGCAACGAAAATCGAAACCGGCGGCGGACATGCTTGGGTGCTGGGGGCATGGACGCTGCTCGGCCGATTACGGTGTGGTAGGAGCAGGACGGACGGAGAAGTCAGAAAATATCTTGCAATTTGGTAGGGCCGCTTGAAGTAGCTTGACTTGCTCTTCGCTGACGGGCGTCCCTTGGACGTGAAGCTCGGTCAGGTTCTTAAGATTTGCGAGCGGCGTTAGGTCGCTGACTTGTGTGTCGTCGAGCCAAAGCCGTCCGAAGTTCGTGAGATTAGCTAGTGGTGAAAGGTCGCTGACCGCTGTTCCTTGGACGTGAAGGTCGCCGAGAAGTTTCAGCGCAGCTAGAGGAGCGAGGTCGGTAACTTTCGTCCGATCGGCGTACAAAACTTGCAAGTACGGAACGCTGGCAAGGGGAACGAGGTCGCTGATCGGCGTGTCCTCGCATTCTATCTGCCATACATTCTTGAGCCCGGCCAGCGGCGAGAGGTCGCTGACTTGCGTGCCACGGAACGAAAGGCGCTCTAAGTTCACGAGCCCGGCCAGCGCGGACAGGTTACTGACCGGCGTGTTGCCTAGGGTAAGGGTATCCAGGCTCTTGAGCCCTGAGAGCGGTGTGAGGTCGTGGACCGGGGATCTGTTGAGCTTAAGTGTGTCCAAGTGCGTTAGTCCGACGAGAGGCGATAGATCGCTGACGTGAGTGCCTTCGACGTCGAGCCTTTCTAGGAGGACCAGCGCGGCAACGGGCGTTAGGTCGCTCACTTGGCTATCGTTAAGAAACAGAGCAGATAGGTTCGTTAGTGCTGCCACCGACGATAGGTCGCTGACCTGCGTCTCCTCGACGCTGAGCATTTCGAGGTTTCTCAGCGCAGAGAGCGCCGAGAGGTCGCTCAATGAGGGATTTTGATTTGCAAGTACGGCTTCGACTCTTGGCCCGCAGATGGCCGACAACGTCCTACGCCACCAGGAAGGTTCTAACAATCTCCCTGACGAATCAAACGCAGAGGGCTGGTCAAACCGGCCGACGAATCGAATGTCGACGTTCTCGTATTTGGTTTTTAGCTGCTCAACAATCTGAAGTTCGTGTCGGGATTGGGCGCGTTCGTACGAGACCCATACCAAAGGCAGGCTTACGACGGTGATAAGAACGAACAGCGATCGCAGGCTGTAGGAAAACCAGCGGCGGGTGTGTTCGGGGACTGGGGACATGAAAGCAGTCGTTAGCCAATGGTTCTCGGCGTGGAGTTGTCGATGGCGAGTTCGCGATTCTTTATCCAATTGAACAGCGTCACAGCACCGACTCCGAGAGAGTCGATCAGCACGTCCAAGATCGTCCCTTCTCGACTTGGGACAAACGTCTGGTGAAATTCGTCGCTCGCCGCGAATATCACAGCGATGATGCCGGCCGTGAGAGCGTTTCGTCGTTTGTGCGACGGTCGCCAGGAGTTCAATAGCAGGACAAGCGCGGCTGTCAGAATCGCGAATTCCGTGGCGTGCCAGCTCTTCACGACGGCAAACCAGGCAATTCCCCAAAAAACCTCGAACCGCTCCAACAGCTTCCGACCGAATACCGATTCGACTGCGGCGAATAGCTGATCCATGCTTACGACCGTACAAGATGTCGCGAAAATCAGCCCTGCCCAAAATAGGATAAATGCCACTTGGAACCGGAACCAGTTGCGGGCGTGCTTGGGGGCTTGGGACCTGGACATTTCTTCTACCCTGGCGTGTTATGTTTCTGACGCCGCGCCCTCGCCCCAAGCAAGAAACGTATCCAGAATCTGTTCAAGCCTGGTCTCGTCACCTGCCCCGTACCAAACTCCATCTTCAACACGGCAACGTAACCACCGCGGATCCGACTGGAATCCAGCGGCGTCAACATTTTCGGGAATCGGCGGAAATCTGCGGTCGACGATTGGCGCTTCAGCCAGATCGATTGTGACCCATCAGCCTGGATTGTGGCAACTCTCAATCGAAATGCCGTAGCGATGTTCGCGCACTCCATTGCAGTGTCTGGCAAACCAAGACGCCGCGCGAGCGCGGCCCTAGATTAGTTGCATCGGAATCGGCCGAGGGCCTGCTCGATCACCGCGTTCGCGAGCTTGCGGTACGCACTCCAGCCCGGCTCCCTCTGTACTTGGTTTGCCCGACTCGCCGGCGGCGGAATGTCCGCCACTGTGGCGACTATTTAATTGTTGCTGGTCCCCGGGGGGATTGATGGGCCTATTTTCCGGAATTGCCGCTGTAAACGGGCCCGCTGCACGATTTGTTGCATATCCTCGGGTATCATGTACCGTAGGTAGTGGAGCGGGGTGCGCTTAGATCGCGGTCACGTCGACGCATCACCCGGTCGAATCACTACGACTTACGACCGCAAATATCCGCGAGTTGCGACTGCCTGTCGCGCCCCTGTCTGCACGTGAGGGGAATGGAACCGAGTATGGCCGACCAGCCATCGCCGAATGCGCGCCAGAAGCTGGCAAGTTCCGCGGCGACTACCGCCAGCGGCGGCGCGGACGGCGCGGTAGCACAGCCCTCGGCCACTGCCACGTCGGGCGTATCAGCTACAGGAGCCGCAGGTACACCGACGGCGAACACACCAACGACCGGCGCTGCGCCGACCGCCACGACGAAGACCGATACCGCGAAGGCCGGCGCTGCGCCCGCGAGCGAGAAAGCTGACAAAGCTGCAGCCAGCCAACCTGCCGACAAAAGCCAGCCCACCGAGAAGAAAAAATCCGCCGCGCCGGCTGATCCCGCAGGGGATGATCGGGTCGGACGATTTGCCTGGATGACGGTCGTGCCCAGTTGGCTCGTGAGCCTGTTGGTGCACATGTCGATACTGCTGTTACTGGCGTTGATCGTCGAGCCGGTGAAATTGACAAAGCAGCTCGTCGATCTCGTGGCGACGGATGCCCCCATCGGAGAGCAGGTGGATCAGATCGTGACTTCGGATCTGCCGCCCGGCGCGACTGACTTGGGGCAGACCGAAGGCCTTGCCGACGCACTCATTGTCTCGGCCGAAGCAGACGGTATGGATATTTCGACGTTCAACGAACTGCCCGCCGCGCCGGGGGGCCCTGGCGAAATGACCAACATCGGATTGGAAGCTTCGCAGGTGCTCGACCTGGGCAAGGCGCTTGGTGGTGGCGGAGGCGCGGGCGGAGCGGCCAACGATAGCGGATTGTCGGGCCGCGGTGACGCATCGCGCAAAGCACTCGCGCTCGAGCGTGGTGGCTCGGAGGGAAGCGAGAACGCCGTGGGATTGGGATTAACCTGGCTCGCCCATCATCAAAACCCTGACGGCAGTTGGAGCTTCAATCATCGCAAAGGGCCCTGCCAGGGGCGCTGCGGAAATCCGGGCCGGCTGGAAAACGGCGATATCGCGGCCACGGCCATCGCCTTGTTGCCGTTTCTGGGTGCCGGTCAAACCCATTTGCAAGGAAGCTACAAGAAGAACGTGCAAGCCGGCCTGTATTATCTCGTGAATCGCATGCACATCGGGCCTGATGGCGGCGACCTCTCGTACGATCAGGGCGTGATGTACGGTCACGGCCTGGCGTCGATCGCACTGTGCGAAGCCTACGGCATGACCAAGGATACCGGGCTGGCCGAGCCGGCGCAGCAGGCGATCAATTTCATCGTCTACGCGCAGGATCCGGTCGGGGGTGGCTGGCGCTACACGCCTCATCAGCCGGGTGATACCTCGGTGCTGGGCTGGCAGTTGATGGCGCTCAAGAGTGCGCACATGGCCTATTTGAATGTGCCGCCCAAGACGATCAAAGGAGCCGTGAACTTTCTCAACTCGGTGCAAGCTGAAAGCGGCGCCACCTACGGCTATGTGAATCCGGGGCGCGGGCCGGCCACCACCGCGATCGGCCTGTTGTGCCGGATGTATCTGGGTTGGAAGCATGACGAGCCGGCGCTCGAGCGCGGCGTGCAGTTGCTGGGCGGTCAGGGGCCTTCAGACCGCAACATGTACTACAACTATTACGCGACGCAGGTCATGCACCACTACGAGGGAGAGCAGTGGACAAAGTGGAACGCCAAAATGCGCGACTACCTGGTGAACTCGCAGATTCGCGCCGGCCACGAACGAGGAAGCTGGTTCTTGGGGGGCGATCATAGCGCCGAGCAGGGGGGCCGTCTCTACACGACCTCGATGGCGACCATGACCCTGGAAGTCTACTACCGCCACCTGCCGATCTATCGCAAAGACAGCACAATGTCTGAGTTCGACGAATAGCCTCCACGACGCGCCGGCAGGCAGGGCGCGACGAATGTCAGGCGAACGGCCCCTCCGGATGCGCGGCAGCCCGCATGTTTGATCAACAATTCTGTTGACGGCTTGCGCGCCCATTGCTATGTTACGCATAGTATGTGACACAAATCGTCGAGGTGTGCCATGCGGATCGAACGGGAACTGATGCGTGGGGCCGGGCCGGTCGCCGTGCTGAAGCTGCTCGAAGGGGGCTCGAAGTACGGCTACGAGATGGTGGAAACACTGGCGCGCGATTCGGACGGCGTGTTGGACATGGGGCAGGCGACTCTCTATCCCCTTTTGTACAACCTGGAAGCCCAGGGGTTGGTCAAAGGGGAGTGGCGCGAGTCGGAATCGGCGCGACCCCGCAAGTACTACGCGTTAACGGCCAAGGGGAAGAAGCGTCTGGCGCATGACGTCGAACAGTGGCGCGCGGTCGCCCGTGCCATGCGCGGCCTGGGGGTTTTGCAGCCTGGCCTCGGTGGCGCTACCGGTTGAAAGGGAGCGGCGACGGCGATGCGCGATTTCTACGATCCAACGCCACGCTGCGGATGGCTCGCCCGGGCGTACGACACGCCGGTGAGTGATGCCTTTCATGGAGAGCTTACGGCGCGGCTTGATGCGCGGCGCGTGATTGCCGCGGCCGGTTTGCCGGCCCCGCTACCTGGTCTGATCTATGCCGTGGTCCGTCGTAGCCGATTGCGGCGCGGTGAGCGGCTGGATGTGGCCCGCGAATTGATCGCGCATTTCAATCGTCAACTGGCGACCGGCCGTTCGGCCGCCGAGCTGGCCGGAGATTTCGGCCTGCCAGACCAGATGGCCAGCCTGATTCGGCAAACTATGGTTGGTCGGCGCCGTCCGTTGTGGAACCGGCGCGCGACGAAGGACGAGCAGTGCGGACTATTTGCCGTCGGGCTGCCGGCGGCACTCTCGGCTGTGGTCGAGACGGTGGTGCGCAGCAGCCGCCTGTGGCGGCGCGAAAAGCTGGACGTGGCCCGTGAGCTGACGGCGCACTTTGCCGATGGCCTGGCGGCCGGACGCGCGCCCGACGAGCTAACTCGCGATTTCGGCCCCGTAGAGCAGGCGGCGCAGCTGATCCGTCAGGCAAAGATCCGCAACCGTTCGTTTGTCTGGCATTGCCGGCGGATGGCCCTGCGTGCTCTGGCAATCACGTTGTTCGTCGCGTTGATCGCGTACGGGCTGTTGGCCGCGCGATTCTATTTTGCTTCACCCGCGGTTGCGCACAACTATTGGCAGGATATCAACGCGGCCCGCCAGGCCGGCGAATCGGACGCTGCCTGGCCGCTTTATCGCCAGGCGATCATCAAGCTCGGCGATCCTCAGGACAAAGTGGCCAACCTGATGGCCGATCCCCTCTGGGCTGATTGGGTCGATCAAGGCCCTGCCGGCGAGCATTGGTCGCGCATCGTGGCCATCGTCGAGCGTTATCAAGATTCGATCAAGCTCGCCCGCGAAGCCGCCGAAAAGCCGCAAATGGGTTACCTGTTGGGCAACCCGGAAGATCGCAAGGCGTATCTGGCGGCGCACGCCGATTGGCTGGCCAAGGCGAAACCGCAGTCTGCCGATGCTAATACAGAGTTGGTCGGCGCGCACTTGGACGGTGTGCAGAATCTACGCGACGTGGCGCGCTTGCTGTGGGCTGACGCGCGTGTGGCGGCCGTGGCCGGGGAAGGTGATCGCGTGGTTGAGGACATTGTGGCGTCGCTGGCCATGGCCGCGCAAATCTATCAGCCGCGCAGCTTCTTGGTCGAGCAATTGGTCTCGCTGGCCATTTTCGACACGACGCTGGACAAGTTGGCAGCGATTCTGGCCGAAACGCCGGAAGTACTGAGTGACGG is a window from the Pirellulales bacterium genome containing:
- a CDS encoding helix-turn-helix transcriptional regulator, with the protein product MRIERELMRGAGPVAVLKLLEGGSKYGYEMVETLARDSDGVLDMGQATLYPLLYNLEAQGLVKGEWRESESARPRKYYALTAKGKKRLAHDVEQWRAVARAMRGLGVLQPGLGGATG
- a CDS encoding VanZ family protein gives rise to the protein MSRSQAPKHARNWFRFQVAFILFWAGLIFATSCTVVSMDQLFAAVESVFGRKLLERFEVFWGIAWFAVVKSWHATEFAILTAALVLLLNSWRPSHKRRNALTAGIIAVIFAASDEFHQTFVPSREGTILDVLIDSLGVGAVTLFNWIKNRELAIDNSTPRTIG
- the rpmG gene encoding 50S ribosomal protein L33 codes for the protein MGKSKKKVEVVFLACEETGDLNYTVRRKTGGEKLKLLKYSPRLRKHTLHVEKKKR
- a CDS encoding leucine-rich repeat domain-containing protein, translating into MSPVPEHTRRWFSYSLRSLFVLITVVSLPLVWVSYERAQSRHELQIVEQLKTKYENVDIRFVGRFDQPSAFDSSGRLLEPSWWRRTLSAICGPRVEAVLANQNPSLSDLSALSALRNLEMLSVEETQVSDLSSVAALTNLSALFLNDSQVSDLTPVAALVLLERLDVEGTHVSDLSPLVGLTHLDTLKLNRSPVHDLTPLSGLKSLDTLTLGNTPVSNLSALAGLVNLERLSFRGTQVSDLSPLAGLKNVWQIECEDTPISDLVPLASVPYLQVLYADRTKVTDLAPLAALKLLGDLHVQGTAVSDLSPLANLTNFGRLWLDDTQVSDLTPLANLKNLTELHVQGTPVSEEQVKLLQAALPNCKIFSDFSVRPAPTTP